Genomic segment of Betaproteobacteria bacterium:
CAAGGCGCGCGCCGCGCAGAAACCACCGATGCCAAGGGGAGACACGGTGGACTCGGCGCCACCTGCGATCATCACATCGGCATCGCCATACTCGATGAATCGCGCCGCGGTACCGATGCAGTGATTGGACGTGGCGCAGGCAGTCACCATGGAGAAGTTCGGTCCCTTCACCCGATACATGATCGAGATGATGCCCGAGATGATGTTGATGATCGTGCCCGGCACGAAGAAGGGGCTGATCTTCCGCGGCCCCGATTCGGAAATCACGCGATGGGTATCCTCGATCATCGGCAAACCGCCGATGCCCGAGCCGATGTTCACGCCGATCCGCTCCGCGTTCTCTTCGGTGACCACGAGGCCGGCGTCGGCGATTGCGTCGACGGCGGCAGCGACCCCATAGTGCACGAAAGTGTCATAGCGGCGGGCTTCCTTCGCCGATATGTACCGCGCGGGATCGAAGTCCTTCACCTCTCCCGCAATGCGGGAAGAAAACGCCGATGCGTCGAAGCGGGTGATCGGACCGATTCCCGAGCGCCCCTCCCGCACATTTGCCCACGCGGCGTCGATCGAATTGCCCACGGGGCTGACGATGCCCAAGCCCGTGACCACGACTCTGCGTCTGCTCACCTGCGCACCCCTGCGTCCGGATCTGCCGCTGCGGCTGCGAGCCGATCAGCCGAGGTGCGACTTGATGTAATCGATCGCCTGCTGCACGGTGGCGATCTTCTCGGCCTCCTCGTCGGGAATCTCGCATTCGAATTCCTCTTCGAGGGCCATCACGAGCTCGACCGTATCCAGGGAGTCGGCACCGAGGTCGTCGACGAACGACGATTCGTTCTTGATTTCGGATTCGTTGACGCCCAATTGCTCGGCGACGATTTTCTTTACACGTGCTTCGATGTTGTCCATGGTATCCCCATCCCTGTCAGTAACGCAGCGGGTTAGCGGTATTGCGTGGAATACGGGCCGCAGCCCGCGGGTGTCGAAAAGTTCGCGAATTCTACCAGAACGAAGGTTGCGGAAGAATGCGACCGGGTGTTCCTTCAGCCGTCATTCCATGTACATTCCACCATTTACGTGGAGTGTCGCCCCGGTGATGTAGGCTGCTCCGGCAGACGCCAGGAACACCACCGCCGCCGCGATGTCTTCGCCGCGGCCCAGACGGCCCACGGGGATCTGCTGGACGAGCGCCTCGGTCTGCGCTTCGCCGAGCGCACGGGTCATGTCGGTGTCGATGAACCCGGGTGCGACACAGTTGACAGTGATGCCCCGGCTCCCCACCTCGCGCGCGAGTGCCTTGGTGAATCCGACCATGCCGGCTTTGGCGGCCGCATAATTGGCCTGGCCCGCATTGCCCATCGCGCCCACCACCGAACCGATGTTGATGATGCGACCCGTGCGCGCCTTCATCATCGTGCGCAGCACGAGCTTCGACATCCGGTAGACCGAGCGCAGGTTGGTGTTGAGGATGTCGTCCCACTCCTCGTCCTTCATGCGCACGAGCAGATTGTCCCGGGTGATGCCGGCATTGTTGACGAGGATCGAGAGCGTCCCGAACTGCTCCTGGGTACGATCGACGACGTGCTGCGCCTGCTCGTGAGAGTTCACGTCGAGCACCATGCCGGTACCGGCCAGCCCCGCTTCGCCCAGCGCCGCGGCGATGCTCGCCGCGCCCGCTTCGGTCGTCGCCGTGCCGACCACTGTTGCTCCCTGGCGGGCGAGTTCGAGCGCAATGGCGCGACCGATGCCACGGGTGGCCCCGGTCACGAGTGCAATCTTTCCCTTCATCATGAACGCACCTTCTGCAGCGCTGCCAGCGCTTCCTTGACCTGCGACGCATCGGCGAGCGCATAGAACGGGACGGCACCCGCCGTGCGCTTGCTGATCCCGGCGAGCACCTTGCCCGGGCCGCACTCCATGAGGTGCGTCACCCCCTCGCCCACCAGATAACGGATCGTATCGACCCAGCGGACCGGGCTGTAGAGCTGTCGCGCCAGGGCGTCCTTGATGGCGGTCGGGTCAGCGTGGGTCGCCACGTCTGCATTGTGAACCACTGGCACCGACGGCACCGCCAGTGTGATGCCGGCGAGGAACTCGGTCAGACTGCCTGCCGCCGGTCGCATCAAGCTGCAGTGGCACGGCACGCTCATCGGCAGCATCAGCCCGCGCTTTGCGCCGCGCGACTTGGCGAGATCGATGCCGCGATGAAGCGCGCCGTTGTGACCGGCGATCACGACCTGGGCCTGTGCGTTGAAGTTGGCGGCTTCCAGCACTTCGCCCTGCGCTGTCTCTTCGCAGATCTTGAGCACCGCGTCATCGGCCAGCCCGAGAATCGCCGCCATCCCGCCCAGACCTTCGGGCACGGCGGCCTGCATGGCTTCGGCGCGATGGCGTACGAGCGGCACCGCGTCTTCGAAGCGCAGCGCGCCGGAGGCGACCAGGGCCGAGTACTCGCCGAGACTGTGGCCTGCCAGCAGCGCCGGTGCCGGACCGCCGAGCGCCTGCCAGGCACGATACACGGCCACCCCGGCGACCAGCATCACCGGCTGCGTGTAAGTGGTGAGGTGCAGTTTTTCTGCGGGACCTTCGGCGACGAGCGTCCACAGGTCGGTGCCGAAGATCTCCGACGCCTCGTCGAACGTCTCCCGGATCTTCGGCAGGCCATCGTACTGATGCATCATGCCGACCGATTGCGAGGCCTGGCCCGGAAACACGATTGCGAGTTTCACCCTGGTTGCTCCCGTTGATCCTTCGGCCTAGAAGCGCAGCAGCGCTGCGCCCCACGTGAACCCGCCACCGACCCCTTCCAGCAGCACGCGGTGACCGCGGCGAATGCGGCCTTCGCGCACCGCCTCGTCGAGCGCCAGCGGGACCGACGCGGCAGAGGTGTTCGCATGCCGGTCCACGGTGACGACGACACGCGCGAGCGGCAGTCCGAGCCTCTTCGCGGTAGCCTCGATGATGCGGATGTTGGCCTGATGCGGAATCAGCCAGTCGATGTCCTGCACCGTGAGTCCGTTCTCGGACAGCGCCTCGTGGGCAACTTCGGACAGCACCTTCACCGCAAACTTGAAGACGGCGCCGCCGTCCATCTGCACGAACGGGCGTCCGCGCACGTTGCCGCCGGACACGTGGCCGGGAACGCTGAGGATATCGTGATACGTGCCGTCTGCGTGCAGATGCGTGGAGAGAATTCCGGGCTCGTCGGCAGCGCTCAACACGACGGCGCCTGCCCCGTCACCGAAGAGCACGCAGGTCCCGCGGTCGTTCCAGTCGAGAATGTGCGAATAGACTTCCGCCCCGACGACCAGGGCATGACGGCACTTGCCAGCGCGCACGTAGAGATCGGCTGTCGCCAGCGCGTAGATGAAGCCGGCACAGACCGCCTGCACATCGAAGGCGGGGCACGGCCCTGCGCCGAGCTTGCTTTGCAGGATGCAGGCAGTGCTCGGAAAAACGACGTCTGGCGTCGTCGTCGCGACGATGACGAGATCGAGGTCGGCGGGGCTCACACCGGCGGCATCGAGCGCGCGACGGCTCGCCTCCAAGGCGAGATCGCTCGCCAGTTCGCCCTCGCCCGCGACATGGCGCTCGCGGATGCCGGTGCGTGTCCGGATCCAGTCGTCGCTGGTGGCGACGGTCTGCTCGAGCTCCTGGTTCGTAAGTGTCCGGGCCGGTAGATATGCCCCGGTACCGGCGATTCGTGAAAAGGTCACGACGCGTCCTCCTGCAGCAAGGCCAGGCGATCGCTGATGCGCCGCAGAACGCCCTCCCCAACCTCTTCGTATGCCCGTCGCAGCGCACACTCGAACGCGAAGCTGTCCGCGGAGCCGTGGCTCTTCACGACGATCCCGCGCAGTCCGAGCAGACAGGCGCCGTTGAACTGTCGGGGATCGACGCGCTTCTTGAACGCCCTGATGATGGGCAGCGCGACGACCCCGCAAAGCCGCGTGAAGAGATTGCGGCTGAATTCCTGACGCAGATAGGAACCCAGCATCTGGGCGAGCCCCTCCGAAGTCTTGAGCGCGACGTTGCCGACGAAGCCGTCGCACACCACGACATCCGTGACTCCCTTGTAGATGTCGTCGCCCTCGATGTTGCCGTGAAAATTGAGCCCGCTGCGGCGCAGGAGCTCGCCCGCCTGACGCACGACCTCGTTGCCCTTGATGTCCTCCTCCCCGATGTTGAGCAGACCCACAGTCGGACGTTCCTTATGGCCGAGCGCCGCTGACAGAGAGGCGCCCATCACGCCGAACTGCAGCAGGTGCAACGGCGTGCAGTCGACATTGGCGCCGAGGTCGAGCATGTACGTGCTGCCCTGCATCGTCGGCAGGACCGTGGCGATCGCCGGGCGCTCGATCCCCGGCAGCGTCTTCAGGACGAAGCGCGCGGTCGCCATCAGCGCTCCGGTGTTGCCGGCACTGATACAGGCGTGCGCCTCCCCGGTCTTCACCAGATTGATCGAAACGCGCATCGACGAGTCCTTCTTGCGCTTGAGGGCCGCCGCCGGCGGCTCGTCCATGGCGACGACCTGGGATGCGGGGTGCAGCCGCAGCCGGGGACCGAGTTCGCGGTGATTCGCCTTGAGCTCGGCTTCGATCGCATCGCGCAGCCCGACCAGGACGATCACCGTGTCGTCCGTGTGTTCGAGGAAACGCAGCGCAGCAGGTACGGTGACATGGGGGCCATGGTCACCGCCCATGCAATCCACCGCAAGGGTTACGTCCATTCAGATCAGGTCTGCTGCACGCTGGCCGAACGAACGCCGGCCCGACACACGCTTGTTACGGGAACACGGCCGAAGACGGCGGTCGTCGGGCTCGACATCGCCCGCCGTCATTCGTCCCGCGGCTTGACGACCTTCTTGCCCCGGTAGTAGCCGCTCGGGCTCACGTGATGGCGCAGGTGAACTTCGCCCGTCGTGGGCTCGACCGCGAGTGGCGCGGCCGTGAGGAAATCATGTGCACGCCGCATGTTGCGTTTGGACGGCGACTTTTTGTTCTGCTGCACAGCCATGACAAAACTCCTTACTCGTCTGTCTTGCGTTGATGGAGCCCCAGCTCCTTCAGTCGTGCGAACGGTCCGCCGGCGGATTCCGGCTCGGCCGCCGGGTTCGGAGGCGCATGACAGCCTCCTTCCTCGTGGCGCGGCGCAATCGGGAGCGCGAGGAGGATTTCGTCCTCCACCCAGTCCAGCACCCGCATCTCCGCAGGCAACGGCAGATCGTCCAGATCGGGAGCCTCGTCCGCGACGTCCGGCAGCTCCGACGCATCGTTCAGGAACCGCAGCTCCCGGCGCGAGACGACGTCCTGGACGACCGCTTCGAGACACCGCTGGCAGCGTAAGGCGAGCCGACCGGACACATCGATCTGCAACCGTGGATGACCGTCGCCGTCGAGACGCCCCGCCAAAGTGTAGGCCACCTCGCCGCCGGACTGCACCAGCACATCGGCAAGCCGCGGCAGACTGGACACTGCTGCTGTGCCGGCGAGGCGGCCATCGGACCGCGCGAATTCGCGAACGTCGATGACAGGGCCTTCGCACATAAACGCGCCAATGTATTATTCTGGCTGAGTTTTGTCAAAGAAGATGTCGTCGCGAAATGCAGCGGCTGGTTCTCGCCTCCACCTCTCCCTACCGCCGCGAGTTGCTCTTTCGACTCGGCCTCCCCTTCGAAACCGCCGCACCAGAGGTGGACGAAACGCCGCGGGCCGGTGAAGTTCCCGCAGCCACGGCGCGGCGACTCGCCCGGGAGAAAGCAGCGGCAGTCGCCGGGGATTTCCCCGACGCCCTGATCATCGGCGCTGACCAGGTCGCCGAGATCGACGGCGAAGCGCTGGGCAAACCACTCACGCACGCGAACGCGGTCCACCAGCTGCGCCGCTGTTCCGGGCGATCGATCGATTTCCACACGGCGCTCTGTCTGCTCGACGCCGCCACCGGGTCGGCCGAGTTGGAGCTCGCGTGCAACCGTGTGCGCTTCCGTCGGCTCGACGACGACGCGATCGAGCGCTATCTGCGCCGCGAGCAGCCCTACGACTGCGCCGGCAGCGCAAAGGTCGAGGGCTTCGGGATCGTCCTCATCGAGGCGCTCGAGGGCGACGACCCGAACGCGCTGATCGGCTTGCCGCTGATTCGCCTCGCCGCCCTGCTCCGTCGCGCCGGCTTCGATCTCCCCTGATGACCGACCGGTCCACGCCTACGCTCTATCTGATTCCATCGAGTCTGTCTGCAGGCGATCCGCGCCTGCTGCTGCCGGCGCACGCCATCGCCGTTGCGGTAACGCTCGACCACTTCGTCGCCGAACGCGCGAAGACCGCGCGCAGCTTCCTCAAGGCCATCGGCCACCGGAGGCCGCTGCGCGACATCGCCATCGAGGAACTGAACGAGCACACACCTGCCGCGCGCATCCCGGAACTGCTGGCGCCACTGCGGGCGGGCGTGTCCTGCGGCCTCCTGTCGGAAGCCGGGTGTCCCGCCATCGCCGACCCTGGCGCTCCGCTCGTTCTTGCGGCCCACCGGATGGGGATCCGGGTACAGCCCCTGGTCGGCCCGTCGGCAGTCCTACTCGCGCTGATGGCGTCCGGATTGCCCGGCCAGCGCTTCGCCTTCCATGGCTACCTGCCGGCGGCGAAAGCGGAACGGGAAGAGCAGCTGAAGGTACTTGAACTCGAATCCAGGCGACGGCGCGAAACTCAGATCTTCATCGAAACGCCCTACCGGAATCTGCCGCTCTTCGAATCCCTGCTGGCGTCCTGCGGCGCGCAGACGTGGCTGTGCATCGCGTCGGACCTGACGGGCGCGGCAGAACACGTGTCCACGCGATCGATCGCAGACTGGCGGCGCGCCGCACCACCGGCGCTCGCCAGACTGCCGACGGTGTTCCTGCTGTACGCTGCTGACCTCTAGCGAACCGCGCTCACCGAGCCGCCCGAGAAGTGCAGAAACGCCTGCATGGCGCCCGCCCCCAGCCGTCGGGCGAAGCGCTCCAGAACGGTCTCGTGCGAGGTGAAGTCGACGACCTGATCGGCCTTGATGATCTCGCGCGCGACGTAATCGACATTGCCGAGTTCGTCCGCTAGTCCCAGCTCGATGCTGCGCTGCCCGGTCCAGACGAGCCCGTTGAACAGATCGGCAGTGTCCTTGAGGCGCTTCCCGCGACCCTGCTTCACGACCTCGATGAACTGGCCGTGGATCTCGGCCAGCATCTTCTCCGCATACTCCTTCTGTTCGGAAATGAGGGGAGAGAACGGATCGAGGAAGCCCTTCTCGCGGCCGGCCGTGATCAGGCGGCGCTCGACGCCCAGCTTGTCCAGCGTGCCGACGAAGCCGAAGCCATCCATGAGCACGCCGATCGACCCCACGATGCTTGCCTTGTCGACGAAGATCTTGTCGGCTGCCACTGCGACGTAATAGCCGCCGGACGCACAGATGTCCTCGACCACCGCGTAGAGCGGGATGGCGGGATATTTCGCGCGCAGCCGCCGGATCTCGTCGTTGATGTAGCCCGCCTGCACCGGGCTGCCGCCCGGGCTGTTGATGCGCAGCACCACGCCCTGCGTGCGCTTGTCCTTGAATGCTTCCTTGAGGCCGGACGTGATCTTCTCCGCGCTCGCCTCGCTGTCGGGGGCGATCACGCCGGAGAGATCGACCACGGCGGTGTGCTTGCTGGACAGCGCCGCATCCTTCTTGCCGATCCAACCCATGCCCACGAACAGCAGCGCGAAAAGGTAGATGAAACCGAGCGCCTTGAAGAAGATGCCCCAGCGCCGCGCCCGCCGCTGCTCATCGACCGCCGCGGTGGCGAGCTTTTCGAGGACGCTGCGCTCCCACTGCGCGCCCGGGGACTTGTCGGAGTTCGGTTCGGTCATGAAGGATTCCTGGTTGCAGGCAACGATCGACTTTTTCAGCGTACACCGATCACGTGCGTGCTGCGAACCACGCACGCAGCGCTGGTACGCTCTCCACACAGGCCAGCGGCGCACAGGCGCTCAGGGCTTCGTGCGGATGCGCACCATAGGTCACGGCGAGCGAGGCCACGCGCGCATTGCGTGCCATGTCGAGATCGTGCGTGGTATCGCCGACCATGAGCGTATGCGCGGGTTCGACGCCGAGATCACTCATGATTTCGAGCAGCATGGCCGGGTGGGGTTTCGAGAATGCCTCGTCGGCACAGCGCGTGGCATGGAACGAGGATGCGAGACGGCTCACGGCGAGCGCCCGGTCGAGCCCGCGCCGGCCCTTGCCGGTCGCCACCGCGAGCAGGAACCCGGCCGCAGCGAGCTCATCCATCATCTCCGTTATGCCGTCGAAAAGCGGAATCTCGTGGTCGCTCGCGAAATAGTGGTGACGGTAGCGGCTCGCCACGGCCTCGTGACCGGATGCCGGCAGTTCGGGGAAGAGATACGAAACCGCATCGCTCAATCCGAGGCCAATGACGTGGCGCGCGCGCTGCTCGTCCGGCGCCGGCAGATCCAGATCGCGGCTCGCCGCCTGAATGGCCGCGACGATGGCGGCCGCGGAATCCATGAGCGTGCCGTCCCAGTCGAAGACGAGGAGCTCGAAAGGGCGTGGCGACTCAGACATGGGATGGACGCTCCGCGACGATGGGCGAGCTTGCGCCCTGTGCCTGAAGAAAACGCTGCAGATCGGGCGGCAGCGCCGCGGTCAGGTCGACCGGCGCGGCCGTCATCGGATGCTCGAACGCGAGCCGCCAGGC
This window contains:
- the fabF gene encoding beta-ketoacyl-ACP synthase II, with the translated sequence MSRRRVVVTGLGIVSPVGNSIDAAWANVREGRSGIGPITRFDASAFSSRIAGEVKDFDPARYISAKEARRYDTFVHYGVAAAVDAIADAGLVVTEENAERIGVNIGSGIGGLPMIEDTHRVISESGPRKISPFFVPGTIINIISGIISIMYRVKGPNFSMVTACATSNHCIGTAARFIEYGDADVMIAGGAESTVSPLGIGGFCAARALSVRNADPAGASRPWDIGRDGFVLGEGAGMLILEELEHARKRAARIYAELAGFGMSSDAYHITAPCEDGEGAARCMRNALQSAGVNSNEVDYINAHGTSTPLGDIAETVAVKSCLGESAKRVAMSSTKSMTGHLLGAAGGVEAVFSVLAVRDQLAPPTINLVDPDPQCDLDYVPNAAREMKIGVAVSNSFGFGGTNATLVFRRI
- the acpP gene encoding acyl carrier protein, which translates into the protein MDNIEARVKKIVAEQLGVNESEIKNESSFVDDLGADSLDTVELVMALEEEFECEIPDEEAEKIATVQQAIDYIKSHLG
- the fabG gene encoding 3-oxoacyl-ACP reductase FabG, with the protein product MMKGKIALVTGATRGIGRAIALELARQGATVVGTATTEAGAASIAAALGEAGLAGTGMVLDVNSHEQAQHVVDRTQEQFGTLSILVNNAGITRDNLLVRMKDEEWDDILNTNLRSVYRMSKLVLRTMMKARTGRIINIGSVVGAMGNAGQANYAAAKAGMVGFTKALAREVGSRGITVNCVAPGFIDTDMTRALGEAQTEALVQQIPVGRLGRGEDIAAAVVFLASAGAAYITGATLHVNGGMYME
- the fabD gene encoding ACP S-malonyltransferase, with translation MKLAIVFPGQASQSVGMMHQYDGLPKIRETFDEASEIFGTDLWTLVAEGPAEKLHLTTYTQPVMLVAGVAVYRAWQALGGPAPALLAGHSLGEYSALVASGALRFEDAVPLVRHRAEAMQAAVPEGLGGMAAILGLADDAVLKICEETAQGEVLEAANFNAQAQVVIAGHNGALHRGIDLAKSRGAKRGLMLPMSVPCHCSLMRPAAGSLTEFLAGITLAVPSVPVVHNADVATHADPTAIKDALARQLYSPVRWVDTIRYLVGEGVTHLMECGPGKVLAGISKRTAGAVPFYALADASQVKEALAALQKVRS
- a CDS encoding ketoacyl-ACP synthase III — protein: MTFSRIAGTGAYLPARTLTNQELEQTVATSDDWIRTRTGIRERHVAGEGELASDLALEASRRALDAAGVSPADLDLVIVATTTPDVVFPSTACILQSKLGAGPCPAFDVQAVCAGFIYALATADLYVRAGKCRHALVVGAEVYSHILDWNDRGTCVLFGDGAGAVVLSAADEPGILSTHLHADGTYHDILSVPGHVSGGNVRGRPFVQMDGGAVFKFAVKVLSEVAHEALSENGLTVQDIDWLIPHQANIRIIEATAKRLGLPLARVVVTVDRHANTSAASVPLALDEAVREGRIRRGHRVLLEGVGGGFTWGAALLRF
- the plsX gene encoding phosphate acyltransferase PlsX, which encodes MDVTLAVDCMGGDHGPHVTVPAALRFLEHTDDTVIVLVGLRDAIEAELKANHRELGPRLRLHPASQVVAMDEPPAAALKRKKDSSMRVSINLVKTGEAHACISAGNTGALMATARFVLKTLPGIERPAIATVLPTMQGSTYMLDLGANVDCTPLHLLQFGVMGASLSAALGHKERPTVGLLNIGEEDIKGNEVVRQAGELLRRSGLNFHGNIEGDDIYKGVTDVVVCDGFVGNVALKTSEGLAQMLGSYLRQEFSRNLFTRLCGVVALPIIRAFKKRVDPRQFNGACLLGLRGIVVKSHGSADSFAFECALRRAYEEVGEGVLRRISDRLALLQEDAS
- the rpmF gene encoding 50S ribosomal protein L32, which encodes MAVQQNKKSPSKRNMRRAHDFLTAAPLAVEPTTGEVHLRHHVSPSGYYRGKKVVKPRDE
- a CDS encoding DUF177 domain-containing protein, whose amino-acid sequence is MCEGPVIDVREFARSDGRLAGTAAVSSLPRLADVLVQSGGEVAYTLAGRLDGDGHPRLQIDVSGRLALRCQRCLEAVVQDVVSRRELRFLNDASELPDVADEAPDLDDLPLPAEMRVLDWVEDEILLALPIAPRHEEGGCHAPPNPAAEPESAGGPFARLKELGLHQRKTDE
- the maf gene encoding septum formation inhibitor Maf, with the protein product MQRLVLASTSPYRRELLFRLGLPFETAAPEVDETPRAGEVPAATARRLAREKAAAVAGDFPDALIIGADQVAEIDGEALGKPLTHANAVHQLRRCSGRSIDFHTALCLLDAATGSAELELACNRVRFRRLDDDAIERYLRREQPYDCAGSAKVEGFGIVLIEALEGDDPNALIGLPLIRLAALLRRAGFDLP
- a CDS encoding SAM-dependent methyltransferase, which gives rise to MTDRSTPTLYLIPSSLSAGDPRLLLPAHAIAVAVTLDHFVAERAKTARSFLKAIGHRRPLRDIAIEELNEHTPAARIPELLAPLRAGVSCGLLSEAGCPAIADPGAPLVLAAHRMGIRVQPLVGPSAVLLALMASGLPGQRFAFHGYLPAAKAEREEQLKVLELESRRRRETQIFIETPYRNLPLFESLLASCGAQTWLCIASDLTGAAEHVSTRSIADWRRAAPPALARLPTVFLLYAADL
- a CDS encoding S49 family peptidase, which produces MTEPNSDKSPGAQWERSVLEKLATAAVDEQRRARRWGIFFKALGFIYLFALLFVGMGWIGKKDAALSSKHTAVVDLSGVIAPDSEASAEKITSGLKEAFKDKRTQGVVLRINSPGGSPVQAGYINDEIRRLRAKYPAIPLYAVVEDICASGGYYVAVAADKIFVDKASIVGSIGVLMDGFGFVGTLDKLGVERRLITAGREKGFLDPFSPLISEQKEYAEKMLAEIHGQFIEVVKQGRGKRLKDTADLFNGLVWTGQRSIELGLADELGNVDYVAREIIKADQVVDFTSHETVLERFARRLGAGAMQAFLHFSGGSVSAVR
- a CDS encoding HAD-IA family hydrolase, with the translated sequence MSESPRPFELLVFDWDGTLMDSAAAIVAAIQAASRDLDLPAPDEQRARHVIGLGLSDAVSYLFPELPASGHEAVASRYRHHYFASDHEIPLFDGITEMMDELAAAGFLLAVATGKGRRGLDRALAVSRLASSFHATRCADEAFSKPHPAMLLEIMSDLGVEPAHTLMVGDTTHDLDMARNARVASLAVTYGAHPHEALSACAPLACVESVPALRAWFAART